The Dehalococcoidia bacterium region GAGGGCAACGCTTATGCCGTACACGACGACAAGCAGCCCGCGCGGGCCGAAGCCGGTCCTCTCCAGCCGGTCGTGGATGTGGTCGAGGTCGCGGCCGAAGGGATGACGCCGGTCGAGGGCGCGGCGGACGGCCGCCAGCACCGTATCGAGGATCGGGAAGCCGAGGGCGACGATGGGCACGCTGATGAAGACGGCATCGGTGACGCCGGTGGCGGCGCGGATGGAGAGCGAGCCGAGGATGAAGCCGAGGAGCAAAGCGCCGGAGTCGCCCAGGTAGCTCGTTGCCGGCGGCAGATTGAACGGAATGAAGCCGAGCCCGGCGCCTGCCGCCGCGACAAGCAGTATCGCCACCGTCGGGTGCTCGGAGCTGGCGGCGATATGGGCGAGGGCAGCCGCCGCGAATATCGACACGCCGGGGGCCACGCCGTCGCGGCCGTCGATCAAATTGATGGCGTTTGTGAAGAAGACGATCCAGATAACCGTGGCGACGGGCGCCATGAAGTGCATGTCGATCTCGGCGCCCCAGGGGAAGGCAAGCTGGTCTATGCTGTAGCCGGCGGCGTAGACGGCAGAGGCGGCGGCCACCTGGCCGATCAGTTTCGGCTTGTAGTCGAGAGGCCGCCAGTCGTCAACGAGGCCGATGAGGAAGATAAGGGAGCAGGCGCCCAGGAAGCCGAGGAAATCGCCCGACTTGGGTGAGAAGTAGTCGGACGCCTCCTGCGAGAGGGCGGAGGCGATGAAAGGCGTGACGGCGAATGAGAAGAAGAGGGCTATTCCCCCCCAGCAGGGCCGTTCGCCGTCGCCGCGCTTCGCCTGGAAGATGCCGGGCACGTGGATGCGCCGCGCGAACGTCTCCAGCACGACGGCCGTCAGCAGGGCGATGCCTGTGGCCAGAAACAGGGTCAGGAGGTATACGCTCAAGTGCCCTCTCAGCCTCCCCCGCCGTTGCGTGCCCCTATCTTAACACCTTCTGCCGCGCATCTCCATTCGTTTTCGGCCTGCGAGCGAAGGCGGCCCGCTGAAACGTAGTCCATTGGCGTCCCATAGTATATAAACGAAGAAGCTCCCGCTCCTATACCACGTCCGGCGCGGGCAGGGAGGGCCGGCAGCGCATGAAGATCAAAGCTGTCCTTTTCGATCTCGGCGATACGCTGTGGAGCGTCGACTACTCCGCCGAGGCGGAAGCGTACGACCACGTCCGGC contains the following coding sequences:
- a CDS encoding MraY family glycosyltransferase; the encoded protein is MSVYLLTLFLATGIALLTAVVLETFARRIHVPGIFQAKRGDGERPCWGGIALFFSFAVTPFIASALSQEASDYFSPKSGDFLGFLGACSLIFLIGLVDDWRPLDYKPKLIGQVAAASAVYAAGYSIDQLAFPWGAEIDMHFMAPVATVIWIVFFTNAINLIDGRDGVAPGVSIFAAAALAHIAASSEHPTVAILLVAAAGAGLGFIPFNLPPATSYLGDSGALLLGFILGSLSIRAATGVTDAVFISVPIVALGFPILDTVLAAVRRALDRRHPFGRDLDHIHDRLERTGFGPRGLLVVVYGISVALSGAAILLHHVDVFALELVVLLGFGLMVAVLLARLGYLLTIWNSQVVVWVRQRVNGIAAVAFNSRGKPS